In Archangium violaceum, the following are encoded in one genomic region:
- a CDS encoding ABC transporter ATP-binding protein: MISVRDLRKHYQVHKRPPGLMAAFRSVLHRTYTNVKAVDGISFEIKPGERVGFLGPNGAGKTTTLKVLSGLLHPSGGEVLVDGHVPRHREDAFLKKIMLVMGQKQQLLWDLPPSETFELNRAIYDVPRAQFKQTLDELVTLLELEELIGKPARQLSLGERMKCELAAALIHRPRVLFLDEPTIGLDVSMQATMRAFIKSYNERHGATLILTSHYMDDVAALCPRVIVIDKGQLSYDGGLDALVQRVRPEKRVVLRLNQPVDAASLAPLGKVVTHDSATAVLQVPQDAVNATVSRALSSLPVQDLTVENAPLEEVMSELFAESKARRGAVNA; the protein is encoded by the coding sequence ATGATTTCCGTCCGAGACCTGCGCAAGCACTACCAGGTCCACAAGCGCCCGCCCGGCCTCATGGCCGCCTTCCGATCCGTCCTCCACCGTACCTACACCAACGTGAAGGCCGTGGATGGCATCTCTTTCGAGATAAAGCCCGGAGAGCGCGTGGGCTTCCTCGGCCCCAACGGGGCGGGGAAGACCACCACCCTCAAGGTGCTGTCGGGACTGCTCCACCCCTCGGGGGGTGAGGTGCTGGTGGATGGCCACGTTCCCCGCCACCGCGAGGACGCGTTCCTCAAGAAGATCATGCTGGTGATGGGGCAGAAACAGCAGCTCCTCTGGGACCTGCCGCCCTCCGAGACGTTCGAGCTCAACCGCGCCATCTATGATGTCCCGCGCGCCCAGTTCAAGCAGACCCTGGACGAGCTGGTGACCCTGCTGGAGCTCGAGGAGCTCATCGGAAAGCCCGCGCGGCAGCTGTCGCTGGGCGAGCGGATGAAGTGCGAGCTGGCCGCGGCCCTCATCCACCGCCCTCGCGTGCTCTTCCTGGACGAGCCCACCATCGGCCTGGACGTGTCCATGCAGGCCACCATGCGCGCGTTCATCAAGTCCTATAACGAGCGGCACGGCGCCACGCTCATCCTCACCAGCCACTACATGGACGACGTGGCGGCGCTGTGCCCGCGCGTCATCGTCATCGACAAGGGCCAGCTGTCGTACGACGGGGGCCTGGACGCGCTGGTGCAGCGGGTGCGGCCGGAGAAGCGGGTGGTGTTGCGCCTGAACCAGCCGGTGGACGCGGCGAGCCTCGCCCCGCTGGGCAAGGTGGTGACGCACGACAGCGCCACCGCCGTGCTGCAGGTGCCGCAGGATGCCGTCAACGCGACGGTCAGCCGGGCCCTCTCCAGCCTGCCGGTGCAGGACCTGACGGTGGAGAACGCGCCGCTGGAAGAGGTCATGAGCGAGCTGTTCGCCGAGAGCAAGGCGCGGCGGGGAGCGGTGAACGCATGA
- a CDS encoding ABC transporter permease has translation MSVRSTLRAFPTLLRVGVSEAVAYRAEMFIWVLSTTMPFIMMALWTAVARAAPVGRYSGDDFIRYFLAAFVVRQMTGAWAAWQINYEVRQGTLAMRLLRPISPLWSYAAENLGSFPMRLFVVVPVAAFSVYKLGWGSVPQTLWGWVFFFLSLFAGWLITFLANVAIGTMSLFMESSTKLMDVWIALFFVCSGYLYPVELFPPAFRAALDWLPFRYQIGLPVELMTNTHDFHKALALLGRQWLWVALMLTISLGLWKRGLKRFAAYGG, from the coding sequence ATGAGCGTGCGGAGCACACTGCGGGCCTTTCCCACGCTGCTGCGGGTGGGGGTCTCCGAGGCGGTCGCCTACCGCGCGGAGATGTTCATCTGGGTGCTGTCCACCACCATGCCGTTCATCATGATGGCGCTGTGGACGGCGGTGGCGCGCGCCGCTCCGGTGGGCCGTTACAGCGGAGACGACTTCATCCGGTACTTCCTGGCCGCCTTCGTGGTGCGGCAGATGACGGGGGCCTGGGCGGCCTGGCAGATCAACTACGAGGTGCGCCAGGGCACGCTGGCCATGCGTCTGCTGCGCCCCATCTCTCCGCTGTGGAGCTACGCGGCGGAGAACCTCGGCTCCTTCCCCATGCGCCTGTTCGTGGTGGTGCCGGTGGCGGCCTTCTCCGTCTACAAGCTGGGCTGGGGCTCGGTGCCCCAGACGCTCTGGGGCTGGGTCTTCTTCTTCCTGTCGCTCTTCGCTGGGTGGCTCATCACCTTCCTGGCCAACGTGGCCATCGGGACGATGAGCCTCTTCATGGAGAGCAGCACCAAGTTGATGGACGTGTGGATCGCCCTCTTCTTCGTGTGCTCCGGCTACCTGTACCCGGTGGAGCTCTTCCCGCCCGCGTTCCGGGCGGCGCTCGACTGGCTGCCCTTCCGCTATCAGATCGGCCTGCCGGTGGAGTTGATGACGAACACGCACGACTTCCACAAGGCGCTGGCGTTGCTGGGACGCCAGTGGCTGTGGGTGGCGCTGATGCTGACCATCTCGCTCGGCTTGTGGAAGCGGGGCCTGAAGCGCTTCGCGGCGTATGGAGGGTAG
- a CDS encoding ABC transporter permease, whose product MFRRYIRLFGVQLRASSLLAMQYRGDFIVEGLISLFWSATALAPLFVVFQKQGQQIEGWSFGESLLVIGWFTLLQGILEGAISPSLTGVVEHIRKGTLDFVLLKPADAQFLVSTTRFLPWRATNALAALAIFVYGFHILGTSPSLLGVLASLVLLGCSVLLLYSLWILTVSAAFYVVKVDNLTYFFTSIFDAARWPAPVFRGVLAFVFTFVIPLAVMTTFPAEALLGRLSLMSLVGSVLGSVFFAFVSRRVWLHAIGHYTSASS is encoded by the coding sequence ATGTTTCGGCGCTACATCCGGTTGTTCGGTGTCCAGCTCCGGGCCTCCAGCCTGCTCGCGATGCAGTACCGCGGGGACTTCATCGTCGAGGGGCTCATCTCCCTCTTCTGGTCGGCCACCGCGCTCGCCCCGCTCTTCGTCGTCTTCCAGAAGCAGGGGCAGCAGATAGAAGGGTGGAGCTTCGGCGAGTCGCTGCTCGTCATCGGCTGGTTCACCCTGCTGCAGGGGATTCTCGAGGGCGCCATCAGCCCGAGCCTCACCGGCGTGGTGGAGCACATCCGCAAGGGGACGCTGGACTTCGTGCTGCTCAAGCCCGCCGACGCGCAGTTCCTGGTGTCCACCACGCGCTTCCTGCCCTGGCGGGCCACCAACGCGCTGGCGGCGCTCGCCATCTTCGTCTACGGCTTCCATATCCTGGGGACTTCTCCGTCCCTGCTCGGCGTGTTGGCCTCGCTGGTGCTGCTGGGCTGCAGCGTGCTGTTGCTCTACTCGTTGTGGATCCTCACCGTGAGCGCGGCCTTCTACGTGGTGAAGGTGGACAACCTGACGTACTTCTTCACGTCCATCTTCGACGCGGCCCGCTGGCCGGCTCCCGTGTTCCGCGGCGTGCTGGCCTTCGTCTTCACCTTCGTGATTCCGCTGGCGGTGATGACCACCTTCCCGGCGGAGGCCCTGCTGGGCCGGCTGTCGCTGATGAGCCTGGTGGGGTCGGTGCTGGGCTCCGTCTTCTTCGCCTTCGTGTCGCGCCGGGTCTGGCTGCACGCCATCGGCCACTACACGTCCGCGAGCAGTTGA
- a CDS encoding non-ribosomal peptide synthetase, with protein MSAPRFPAGSTSNAQLAGRTASELQIAPTSLEATVSWLVSRLASHLKMRPESIRPEEPVSRYGMDSLAAIELSYELEKGLGVELPIGLLLSGPSAAELARHIVEAREGTARAPIPRGPRESGPAPMSSAQQRMWFLHQLEPGSPVHHIPAAVRFTGALEVSALERALAEVVRRHEPLRTTLAEEDGTPVQRVLPSAQVSLPVVDLRALPEVEREAELRLRLQEEARRPFDLEHGLPLRLLLLRTGEQAHVLLVVVHHLATDGWSMGLLVREVSALYAAFLSGAVPSLPEPPVRYVDFSAWQHEWSRGKALASQLAWWRRQLAGAPAVLELPGDAPRPPVRSMRGERLPVHLPAALSEAVRALGRREGVTPFMVLLAAFQTLLHRYSGQEDLCVGSPVAGRPRAELEGLIGLFINTLVLRTRVSGTLSFRELLARVREVTHGAYANQDVPFEMLVQELQPARSRSHSPLFQVMLTLLPSPAEAPVLPGLASRLEDVHTGTAMYDLTLTLGPGRDGLVGWLEYSTDLFHASTAARMVTHLRVLLEAAVANPGQRLSLLPLMPEVERRQVLVEWNSTRGPHVAASLPAQLRAQAERTPDAVALVHGGTRLTYRALRRRVCALALELRARGVGPEVVVGLCARRSVEMVVGLLAILEAGGAWLPLDPSYPAERLAFMLEDSGARLVLTQRELVGVLPVDAARTVLLDAQEGPPTEAEQGPGSGSSPEHLAYVLYTSGSTGRPKGVAVQQRNVAHFFAAMDERVPQGPSPIWLAVTSISFDISVLELVWTLARGFQVVLGEGVDIGELLALIRQHGVTHLQGTPSLMGRLLREPEAEARLASLRCLLVGGEALPATLAGALHRLAPGRLLNMYGPTETTVWSSTHRVGEGESPVPIGTPIPYTELYVLDGHLRPVPIGVPGELFIGGAGVVRGYLGRPELTAERFVPDPFRGERGARLYRTGDRARWRADGTVEFLGRLDHQVKVRGHRIEVGEVEAALALHPAVQAAVVAAREDVPGETRLVAYAVARPGQALEEGALRECVLRRLPEYMVPSAFVVLEALPLTPNGKVDRKALPAPRDAGLEPRREYVAPRTEAERTLAEVWAQVLGREQVGVHDNFFELGGDSVLGLRVVAGARRRGLDVTAKLLFLKQTVAELAAEVGAASGVPQAPRGPMALAPAQRQVLEGLLGGWESVEDVYPLSHLQQGLLFHARMEPESGAYVEQLSWVARGLRVEALRKAWEHVVARMEVLRTGFAWEGLEEPLQVVHRKVEVPWEERDWRGLSAPEQERRAREYLREDGRRGFEPGRAPLMRMAVMRVAEDAWQCVWSYHHLLLDGWSLALVVRELLTAYEALLAGSEVEGSTRPPFREYIAWLGRQEPRAAESFWRQELAGFGEPTPLPEQKTLPSAPGTWEQHEMELRLSASDTSALVAFARRHQLTLNTLVQAAWALVLGRYASSDDVVFGSAVASRPPELEGVERMVGLLINSLPVRVRLPPTQPVLAWLKDFQAHQSEVRQHEHLSLAQVQSWCEVPRGSPLFESFLVFENYLLDASLARRAEALGWGSMSWRERSNYPLLATIIPQEELQLKLTYDIRRFDEEGISRVLEYWRRALTSLAASPESRVREVSLLTEEERHRLVVEWNDTRYDFSRERCIHELIAEHARSTPDAQALEYEGQRLTYRELDQRANQLAHHLRGLGVGPEVRVGLCLDRTHEWVVAMLGILKAGGAWVALESSHPRDRLAYVLADSSAQVLVTQESLLEKLSSFEGHRLVVDTQAEELSRWPVTAPEVRVDPDSLAYIIYTSGSTGRPKGTLLAHLGLHNMGWASSRAHGLTSKDRALQFASASFDVSVYEVFSILLVGGCLVLAPREKALPNTPLRTLLESAEITTMMATPTLLGQLEAHGLPRLKTVITVGEACPPELVRRWGQDHTLLNGYGPTEVTVCATVSPRPMSAERVTIGRAWGNMQVYVLDRFLRPVPIGVPGELYAAGLGVARGYLGRPELTAERFVPNPFGPPGSRMYRTGDRVRWLPEGEVEYLGRLDSQLKVRGMRVELGEVQAVLASYPGLRDVAVVPRSDVVPGELRLVAYLVAAQGEGPSFTELRAFLRERLPDYMVPTAFVMLPALPLNPSGKLDARALPAPSTVQPKSEDERVSRSSDTEKRLASIWSELLQVERPSPRDDFFAMGGHSLSATRFLSRIRAEFEVELPLSTIFESPTLAQLTARIESVRSARALGVRPPVTRRPREGDVFPLSFAQQRLWFLDQLLPGSSTYNIPAAVRMEGVLDVGALGRCFEELVRRHESLRTVLRAEGASSVQVILPPEPLALSVQDVSALPAEARAAEVRRLAVEEARRPFDLARGPLLRASLLRLGEREHVLLLTLHHIVSDEWSMRVLVREVEALYGAQVEGKVSGLAELEVQYADYTLWQREWLQGPVLEEQVAWWRRQLEGTPPLLKLPTDRPRPPMPSHRGDCRTVSLSPELHARLKALGQREGLSTFMVLLAGFQVLLARESGQEDICVGAPISGRHQRELEGLIGFFVNTLALRTRLSAELSFRELLGRVREVVLGAYAHQDVPFERLVEELKPTRTLSYSPLFQVMLNFQQEEMGPRELPGLKLESLTVEEWPAKFDLVLTFVESEEGLRASLVYSTDLFDASTATRLLEQLGALLERAVAEPETRLSELGVLPASERPPEEVPAVVEEPQRVFVEPSTPLEQQLAAVWAQALGRERVGMHEHFFEELGGSSLTALRVANHLREALRREVPVMWLFEHPTIHELVQRIAREDAPSPAAKAGQSAQERAQGRNQVLAGLRGKGKKGGNV; from the coding sequence ATGAGTGCCCCCCGCTTCCCCGCAGGCAGCACCTCGAATGCGCAGCTGGCTGGACGTACGGCGTCGGAGCTCCAGATCGCGCCGACGTCGTTGGAGGCCACGGTGTCCTGGCTGGTGTCGCGGCTCGCCTCGCATCTGAAGATGCGCCCGGAGTCGATCCGGCCGGAGGAGCCCGTCTCGCGCTATGGCATGGACTCGCTGGCCGCCATCGAGCTGTCGTACGAGCTCGAGAAGGGCCTGGGGGTGGAGCTGCCCATCGGGCTGCTGCTGTCGGGACCGAGCGCCGCCGAGCTGGCGCGACACATCGTCGAGGCGCGGGAGGGGACGGCCCGGGCTCCCATCCCCCGCGGTCCGCGGGAGAGCGGGCCGGCACCGATGTCCTCCGCCCAGCAGCGGATGTGGTTCCTCCACCAGCTCGAGCCTGGCAGCCCCGTCCACCACATCCCCGCCGCCGTCCGCTTCACGGGCGCGCTGGAGGTGTCCGCCCTGGAGCGCGCCCTCGCCGAGGTGGTGCGGCGCCACGAGCCCCTGCGCACCACCCTCGCCGAGGAGGACGGGACGCCCGTGCAGCGCGTCCTGCCGTCCGCCCAGGTGTCGCTGCCGGTGGTGGACCTGCGGGCACTGCCCGAGGTGGAGCGCGAGGCCGAGCTGCGCCTCCGTCTCCAGGAAGAGGCGCGTCGCCCGTTCGACCTGGAGCACGGCCTCCCGCTGCGCCTCCTGCTGCTGCGGACGGGTGAGCAGGCGCACGTGCTGCTCGTGGTGGTGCACCACCTCGCCACGGACGGCTGGTCCATGGGCCTGCTCGTGCGCGAAGTGTCGGCGCTCTACGCGGCCTTCCTCTCCGGAGCCGTCCCCTCGCTGCCGGAGCCGCCGGTGCGGTACGTGGACTTCTCGGCCTGGCAGCACGAGTGGTCGCGGGGAAAGGCGCTGGCCTCACAGCTGGCCTGGTGGCGCCGCCAGCTCGCGGGCGCCCCCGCGGTGCTGGAGCTGCCGGGGGATGCGCCGCGCCCGCCGGTGCGCTCCATGCGCGGGGAGCGGCTGCCCGTCCACCTGCCCGCGGCCCTCTCCGAGGCCGTCCGTGCCCTGGGCCGGCGCGAGGGCGTGACGCCCTTCATGGTGCTGCTCGCCGCCTTCCAGACGCTGCTCCACCGCTACTCGGGCCAGGAGGACCTCTGCGTGGGCTCTCCCGTGGCCGGCCGGCCGCGCGCCGAGCTGGAGGGGCTCATCGGCCTCTTCATCAACACCCTTGTGCTGCGCACGCGCGTGTCCGGGACGCTGTCCTTCCGGGAGCTGCTCGCCCGCGTGCGCGAGGTGACGCACGGCGCCTACGCCAACCAGGACGTGCCCTTCGAGATGCTGGTGCAGGAGCTGCAACCGGCGCGCTCGCGCAGCCACTCACCCCTCTTCCAGGTGATGCTCACCCTCCTGCCCTCGCCCGCGGAGGCTCCCGTGTTGCCGGGGCTCGCCTCGCGTCTGGAGGACGTGCACACCGGCACCGCGATGTATGACCTGACGCTCACCCTGGGCCCGGGCCGCGATGGGTTGGTGGGGTGGCTCGAGTACAGCACCGACCTCTTCCACGCCTCCACCGCCGCGCGGATGGTGACGCACCTGCGGGTGCTGCTCGAGGCCGCCGTGGCCAACCCCGGACAGCGGCTCTCCCTGCTGCCGCTGATGCCCGAAGTGGAGCGGCGTCAGGTGCTGGTGGAGTGGAACTCCACTCGCGGGCCCCATGTGGCGGCCAGCCTCCCCGCGCAGCTGCGGGCCCAGGCCGAGCGCACGCCGGACGCGGTGGCGCTGGTGCACGGCGGCACGCGCCTCACCTACCGGGCGCTGCGGCGCCGGGTGTGCGCGCTGGCGCTCGAGCTGCGGGCGCGGGGCGTGGGGCCGGAGGTGGTGGTGGGGCTGTGCGCGCGGCGCTCGGTGGAGATGGTGGTGGGGCTGCTGGCCATCCTGGAGGCCGGCGGCGCCTGGCTGCCGTTGGACCCCAGCTACCCCGCGGAGCGTCTGGCCTTCATGCTGGAGGACTCCGGAGCCCGCCTGGTCCTCACCCAGCGCGAGCTGGTGGGCGTGCTGCCCGTCGACGCGGCGCGCACCGTGTTGCTGGACGCGCAGGAGGGCCCTCCCACCGAGGCCGAGCAGGGCCCCGGGAGTGGCTCGAGCCCGGAGCACCTGGCCTACGTGCTCTACACCTCGGGCTCCACGGGCAGGCCCAAGGGCGTGGCGGTGCAGCAGCGCAACGTCGCCCACTTCTTCGCGGCCATGGACGAGCGCGTCCCCCAGGGGCCCTCGCCCATCTGGTTGGCGGTGACCAGCATCAGCTTCGACATCAGCGTCCTCGAGCTGGTGTGGACGCTGGCCCGCGGCTTCCAGGTGGTGCTCGGTGAAGGGGTGGACATCGGCGAGCTGCTCGCCCTCATCCGCCAGCACGGGGTGACCCACCTGCAGGGCACTCCGTCGCTCATGGGGCGGCTGCTGCGAGAGCCGGAGGCCGAGGCGCGTCTGGCGTCCCTGCGCTGCCTGCTGGTGGGCGGCGAGGCCCTGCCGGCCACGCTCGCCGGAGCGCTGCACCGGCTGGCTCCCGGCCGGCTGCTCAACATGTACGGCCCCACGGAGACCACTGTCTGGTCCTCCACGCACCGGGTGGGAGAGGGCGAGTCGCCCGTGCCCATCGGCACGCCCATCCCCTACACGGAGCTGTACGTCCTGGACGGGCACCTGCGGCCGGTGCCCATCGGAGTGCCCGGAGAGCTGTTCATCGGCGGCGCCGGCGTCGTCCGGGGCTACCTGGGCAGGCCGGAGCTGACGGCGGAGCGCTTCGTGCCGGATCCGTTCCGAGGGGAGCGCGGGGCGAGGTTGTATCGGACGGGAGACCGGGCGCGGTGGAGGGCGGACGGGACGGTGGAGTTCCTGGGCCGCCTGGACCATCAGGTGAAGGTGCGCGGCCACCGCATCGAGGTGGGCGAGGTGGAGGCGGCGCTGGCGCTGCACCCGGCCGTGCAGGCCGCCGTGGTGGCCGCCCGCGAGGACGTGCCGGGAGAGACGCGGCTGGTGGCGTATGCCGTCGCCCGGCCGGGGCAGGCGCTCGAGGAGGGCGCGCTGCGCGAGTGCGTGCTGAGGCGGTTGCCGGAGTACATGGTGCCGTCGGCCTTCGTGGTGCTGGAGGCGCTGCCGCTCACGCCCAACGGGAAGGTGGATCGCAAGGCCCTGCCAGCTCCCCGGGACGCGGGGCTGGAGCCGCGGCGGGAGTACGTGGCGCCGCGCACCGAGGCGGAGCGCACGCTGGCCGAGGTGTGGGCCCAGGTGCTGGGGCGGGAGCAGGTGGGCGTCCACGACAACTTCTTCGAGCTGGGCGGTGACTCCGTCCTCGGTCTGCGGGTGGTGGCGGGCGCGCGGCGGCGCGGGCTGGACGTGACGGCGAAGCTGCTGTTCCTGAAGCAGACGGTGGCGGAGCTGGCGGCGGAGGTGGGGGCGGCGAGTGGGGTGCCGCAAGCGCCGCGAGGGCCGATGGCGCTGGCGCCCGCCCAGCGGCAGGTCCTCGAGGGACTGCTGGGGGGCTGGGAGAGCGTGGAGGACGTGTATCCGCTCTCGCACCTGCAGCAGGGGCTGTTGTTCCACGCGCGGATGGAGCCGGAGAGCGGGGCGTACGTGGAGCAGCTCTCCTGGGTGGCGCGGGGGCTGCGGGTGGAGGCGCTCCGCAAGGCGTGGGAGCACGTGGTGGCGCGGATGGAGGTGCTGCGGACGGGCTTCGCGTGGGAGGGGCTGGAGGAGCCGCTGCAGGTGGTGCACCGGAAGGTGGAGGTGCCCTGGGAGGAGCGGGACTGGAGGGGCCTGTCCGCACCGGAGCAGGAGCGCAGGGCGCGGGAGTACCTGCGGGAGGATGGCCGCCGGGGCTTCGAGCCGGGGCGGGCTCCGCTGATGCGGATGGCGGTGATGCGGGTGGCGGAGGATGCCTGGCAGTGCGTCTGGAGCTACCACCACCTGCTGCTGGACGGGTGGAGCCTGGCGCTGGTGGTGCGCGAGCTCCTCACCGCGTACGAGGCCCTGCTCGCGGGCTCGGAGGTGGAGGGGAGCACGCGTCCGCCCTTCCGTGAGTACATCGCCTGGCTGGGCCGCCAGGAGCCGCGCGCCGCCGAGTCCTTCTGGCGCCAGGAGCTGGCGGGGTTTGGCGAGCCGACGCCGCTGCCGGAGCAGAAGACGCTCCCCTCGGCCCCGGGCACGTGGGAGCAGCACGAGATGGAGCTGCGGCTCTCCGCCTCGGACACCTCGGCGCTTGTCGCCTTCGCGCGACGGCACCAGCTGACGCTCAACACCCTCGTGCAGGCCGCATGGGCGCTGGTGCTGGGCCGCTATGCGTCCTCGGACGACGTGGTGTTCGGGAGCGCCGTGGCCAGCAGGCCTCCGGAGCTCGAGGGCGTGGAGCGGATGGTGGGGCTGCTCATCAACTCGCTGCCGGTGCGCGTGCGCCTGCCCCCCACCCAGCCGGTGCTGGCGTGGTTGAAGGACTTCCAGGCGCACCAGTCCGAGGTGCGCCAGCACGAGCACCTGTCGCTGGCCCAGGTGCAGTCCTGGTGCGAGGTGCCTCGGGGCTCGCCCCTCTTCGAGAGCTTCCTCGTCTTCGAGAACTACCTGCTGGACGCCTCGCTGGCGCGCCGGGCGGAGGCCCTGGGGTGGGGGAGCATGTCGTGGCGGGAGCGCTCGAACTATCCGCTCCTGGCCACCATCATTCCCCAGGAGGAGCTCCAGCTGAAGCTGACGTACGACATCCGGCGCTTCGATGAGGAGGGAATCTCCCGGGTGCTGGAGTACTGGCGGCGGGCCCTGACGTCGCTGGCGGCGAGCCCCGAGTCGCGGGTGCGCGAGGTGTCGCTGCTGACGGAGGAGGAGCGGCACCGGCTGGTGGTGGAGTGGAACGACACCCGGTACGACTTCTCCCGGGAGCGCTGCATCCACGAGCTCATCGCGGAGCACGCACGGAGCACGCCGGACGCCCAGGCGCTGGAGTACGAGGGGCAGCGGCTGACGTATCGCGAGCTGGACCAGCGCGCCAATCAGCTGGCGCACCACCTGCGCGGCCTGGGCGTGGGGCCCGAGGTCCGGGTGGGCCTGTGCCTGGACCGCACCCATGAGTGGGTGGTGGCGATGCTGGGCATCCTCAAGGCCGGTGGCGCCTGGGTGGCGCTGGAGTCCAGCCATCCCAGGGATCGGCTGGCCTACGTGCTGGCCGACTCCAGCGCGCAGGTGCTCGTCACCCAGGAGTCCCTGCTCGAGAAGCTGTCGTCCTTCGAGGGGCATCGGCTGGTCGTGGACACGCAGGCGGAGGAGCTCTCCCGGTGGCCCGTGACGGCGCCCGAGGTGCGCGTCGACCCGGACTCCCTGGCCTACATCATCTACACCTCGGGCAGCACGGGACGGCCCAAGGGGACGCTGCTGGCGCACCTGGGCCTGCACAACATGGGCTGGGCGTCGTCGCGGGCCCACGGGTTGACCTCGAAGGATCGGGCGCTGCAGTTCGCGTCCGCGTCCTTCGATGTCTCCGTGTACGAGGTGTTCTCCATCCTGCTGGTGGGGGGCTGCCTGGTGCTGGCCCCCCGGGAGAAGGCACTGCCGAACACGCCGCTGCGCACGCTGCTGGAGTCGGCGGAGATCACCACGATGATGGCGACTCCCACGCTGCTGGGGCAGCTGGAGGCGCACGGGCTGCCCAGGCTGAAGACGGTCATCACCGTGGGCGAGGCCTGCCCGCCCGAGCTGGTGCGGCGCTGGGGCCAGGACCACACCCTGCTCAACGGCTATGGGCCGACGGAGGTGACGGTGTGCGCCACCGTCTCCCCGAGACCGATGTCCGCCGAGCGGGTCACCATCGGCAGGGCCTGGGGCAACATGCAGGTGTACGTGCTGGACCGCTTCCTGCGCCCGGTGCCCATCGGGGTGCCCGGAGAGCTGTACGCCGCGGGCCTGGGGGTGGCGCGTGGCTATCTGGGACGGCCGGAGCTGACCGCCGAGCGCTTCGTGCCCAACCCCTTCGGCCCGCCGGGCTCGCGGATGTACCGGACGGGAGACCGGGTGCGCTGGTTGCCGGAGGGAGAGGTGGAGTACCTCGGGCGCCTGGACTCGCAGCTGAAGGTGCGCGGCATGCGGGTGGAGTTGGGGGAGGTGCAGGCGGTGCTGGCGAGCTACCCGGGGCTGCGCGACGTGGCCGTGGTGCCGAGGTCGGACGTCGTCCCGGGCGAGCTGCGGCTGGTGGCGTACCTGGTGGCGGCGCAAGGAGAGGGGCCATCCTTCACGGAGCTGCGCGCCTTCCTCCGCGAGCGGCTTCCCGACTACATGGTGCCGACCGCCTTCGTGATGCTGCCGGCCCTCCCGCTGAATCCGAGCGGCAAGTTGGATGCGCGTGCGCTGCCGGCACCCTCCACGGTACAGCCGAAGTCCGAGGACGAGCGCGTCTCGCGGAGCAGCGACACCGAGAAGCGGCTGGCCAGCATCTGGTCCGAGCTGCTGCAGGTGGAGCGTCCCAGCCCTCGAGATGACTTCTTCGCGATGGGCGGCCACTCGCTGAGCGCCACCCGGTTCCTCTCGCGCATCCGTGCCGAGTTCGAGGTGGAGCTGCCCCTCAGCACCATCTTCGAGAGTCCGACCCTGGCGCAGCTCACCGCCCGCATCGAGTCGGTCCGGTCCGCGCGAGCCCTGGGCGTGCGGCCCCCCGTCACGCGCCGTCCCCGGGAGGGCGATGTCTTCCCGCTCTCGTTCGCGCAGCAGCGGCTGTGGTTCCTGGATCAGCTGCTGCCGGGCAGCTCCACCTACAACATCCCCGCGGCCGTGAGGATGGAGGGCGTGCTCGACGTGGGCGCGCTGGGGCGCTGCTTCGAGGAGCTGGTGCGTCGCCACGAGTCCCTGCGCACCGTCCTGCGCGCGGAGGGGGCCTCCTCCGTCCAGGTCATCCTCCCTCCGGAGCCGCTGGCGCTGTCCGTCCAGGACGTGTCGGCGCTGCCGGCCGAGGCGCGCGCGGCGGAGGTGCGGCGGCTGGCGGTGGAGGAGGCCCGGCGTCCGTTCGACCTGGCGCGAGGCCCGCTGCTGCGCGCCTCGCTGCTGCGGCTGGGCGAGCGCGAGCACGTGCTGCTGCTGACCCTGCACCACATCGTGTCCGACGAGTGGTCGATGCGGGTGCTGGTGCGGGAGGTGGAGGCGTTGTACGGGGCCCAGGTGGAGGGGAAGGTGTCGGGGCTGGCGGAGCTGGAGGTCCAGTACGCGGACTACACGCTCTGGCAGCGGGAGTGGTTGCAGGGGCCCGTGTTGGAGGAGCAGGTGGCCTGGTGGCGGCGCCAGTTGGAGGGGACACCTCCTCTATTGAAGCTGCCCACGGACAGACCTCGGCCACCGATGCCGAGCCATCGGGGTGACTGCCGCACGGTGTCGCTCTCCCCGGAGCTCCACGCGCGGTTGAAGGCGCTGGGACAGCGCGAGGGCCTGTCGACCTTCATGGTGCTGCTGGCGGGCTTCCAGGTCCTGCTGGCGCGTGAGTCGGGCCAGGAGGACATCTGCGTGGGAGCGCCCATCTCCGGGCGTCACCAGCGCGAGCTGGAGGGACTCATCGGCTTCTTCGTCAACACGCTGGCGCTGCGCACCCGGCTGTCGGCGGAGCTGAGCTTCCGTGAGCTGCTGGGGCGCGTGCGCGAGGTGGTGCTGGGCGCGTACGCGCACCAGGACGTGCCCTTCGAGCGGCTGGTGGAGGAGCTCAAGCCGACGCGCACCTTGAGCTACTCGCCGCTGTTCCAGGTGATGCTGAACTTCCAGCAGGAGGAGATGGGCCCGCGGGAGCTCCCCGGGCTGAAGCTGGAGTCGCTGACGGTGGAGGAGTGGCCAGCGAAGTTCGACCTGGTGCTGACGTTCGTGGAGTCCGAGGAGGGACTGCGGGCCTCGCTGGTGTACAGCACGGACCTGTTCGACGCCTCCACCGCGACCCGCCTGCTGGAGCAGCTCGGCGCGTTGCTGGAACGGGCCGTCGCGGAACCGGAGACGCGGCTGTCCGAGCTGGGCGTCCTCCCCGCCTCGGAGCGCCCGCCGGAAGAGGTGCCGGCCGTCGTCGAGGAGCCACAGCGCGTCTTCGTCGAGCCGAGCACTCCCCTGGAGCAGCAGCTGGCCGCCGTCTGGGCGCAGGCCCTGGGGCGGGAGCGGGTGGGCATGCACGAGCATTTCTTCGAGGAGCTCGGGGGCAGCTCGCTGACGGCGCTGCGGGTGGCCAACCACCTGCGCGAGGCGCTGCGGCGGGAGGTTCCCGTGATGTGGCTCTTCGAGCATCCGACAATTCACGAGCTGGTCCAACGCATCGCCCGGGAAGACGCACCGTCCCCGGCGGCGAAGGCCGGGCAGAGCGCACAAGAACGAGCCCAGGGACGCAATCAAGTCCTGGCGGGTCTGCGGGGCAAGGGAAAGAAGGGCGGCAATGTCTGA